GAAGCTTGCTGACCGAGAAGTCAGAGACTTGAGCCTTCTCATACGCAGTTGTCGCTTCTGGTAATAAGGCCACCAATTGGTTGTACTCCTCTTCAACGCTTTGGATCTTGTTGTTCAGCATATCCTTCAAGAGGTCGGCATTAGCTTGGAGCTCCTGAGCGTACACCAAAGCGTCGACCTCATCTTTCTTCCTAGCAAACTTCTCCTTAACACAGACCAGGATCTTGCCGTAAGCTTCGGCGACTTCTTTCTTCCCTTCCCTGACAGCCAGCTTGACTTCAGCTTCCTTGTTCTTCTGGCTATCCCGGGATGAGGCAATGAGCTCACGTACTTGATGCTCAGCTATCTTTCGAGCAGCCTCTAAATCATTGATCCTCCTGCTCTTCACCTGGATATCGAGCTTTTGACTCTCGATCTCTCCTTGCTGAGCATCGGCCTTCGAGCCTAGCCTCGTCACTTCGGCTTCGAGTTCAGAAATTCGAACCCGGGCTTGGTCAAGATCGGTTTTGGCTGCCTTAACCATCTCGGTAACCTCAGCAAGTTCACCAGCATTGGGGGCAGCACACAGAGCATTCTCAAACCTGAGCTGGGCCCTGTTAACAGCCCCAGCCAACTGCAATAAatccaaagaaaatatatatatatatcatcgtctCCAAAGAATGTAAACAAATAACAGATAGAGATCACGTACCTGACCCATACAGTGGGCAATATCGAGATACTCATCTCGGTTAGTCAGGTCCTTGAGCGCTGGAAGGGGACATCCCACGCTCTTCAGGTGCCTCATTATCGCAGCTAGGCCCCAAGAGTCATCCAGGATCGACCCAGGCTTCGAATGGGTAAAGCTCCACCCAACAGTCCCTCCtctagaggacgaggaagaagaacggATGGAAGCTCCGCCCTGATCGATCCTGGGCCTCTTGTGTCTCGACGGCTCGATCTCAGAGGTACCCTTCGGAGCCTGGTAGTCAGCCTCCGGCACCTGGACCTCAGGGAGAGGAGCAGCATCCTGAGCTACAACCTCAGTTGGAGTAGTCTCGACAACAGGTTTGGATCCTCCGTCGTCCAAAACTTCCTTCATTGAGATAAGGAACGATCCTCCTTGGTTCCTGTCGCTTCCACGAGAAGCACTGGCAGCTTTAGAGGGGTTACCCCTAGAACGGAATGACGGTCGCAGAGTCATGTCACCTGGCTGAGACTTTTCAGTTCCCGAAGCACTAGCACCAGTTGAGATCGATACAACCGAATCGCCTGCCGAAACTGGAACAATGGAAATCCTTAAGTTTAAAAACTTCAAAGCGATAAAATCATTGAAAAGGTTCGACAAGAACTCACTCTCAAGGTTCTCAGCAGGAATGGGATCTTGGAAAGAGGCGTTGTAGGTATCTGGGAATCTGGCTGCACTTATTCGAGAAGTGGTGTAGGCCACCCAGGTACAGGGACTCTGTTGCAACTTGCGGTATAGAGCCCTGGTGAGCTTGGTAGAGAGCTTCGGGGGATCTTCGATTTCTGCAAGTAAATCAGAGCAAAAGGTTACTCGGccataaatgaataaaacaaaaaaaatatccctAGAATTCCTAACCAGATGGATTAGTCCAAGTGACCCTAAGGTTCCGACCCACAGGAACCGTCGAAGGATCAACTTTAACGTAAAAATACTTCTTCCTCCAGTCATCATCACTACTAGAGAATCTGAAGATAACATGATTGGGACGACTAGGGAGGTAGTAGGTCCCGGTACCACCCTCCTTAGAGGCGCTTTCCTTCAGGGAAAAGAGGCTCATAAGTTCGGTAAGACCGACGCTAACCCCCTCCTCTTTGGACCTAGTGATAAAGCCGTTTATCACCCGGATAACCGAGGGACAGAGTTGGGAAAGGGCTAACTGATAATGATCTAGTAGATCAAGCAGTAGGGTCGGAAGAGGAAATCTCAAGTGAGACTTGGAGATGTACTTCTCATGGCAACAGAACCAACCCTCCGGAGCGGTCTCGGGGGTTTCGTCAGAATTACAGGCACGGCCAAGCTCCTTTTGGGCGAGAGCTTGAACCATGAGGTTAACCACGTCTTGATTTTTCAGCAACGAAGGCGAGTGAGGACTGCTCCCACTAGAATCGTCTTTCTTCTTCCGTTTAGAAACTCTGGTCGCGATTGCCTCCCTGGCTGTCTTTTTCCCCTTCCTCATCTTGGCTCCGATTTCTTGCTTAACTTTCAGTAGTTTAGCTCCAGAAGCAGAGGGAGGCATCCCGGATTCCCCGGAACCTTCTTTCGGATGATCCATAGTATGGGAAGGTTAAGGAGAAAATCGATTGCAAGGTTTGGGAGAGAATTTGCAGAGAAAAGTAACGAGGAAGATAAAAAAATCGCAgtaaaataaagagagagaagttACCTTGAAAACCGAACGGAGGCGTGGAGAAAGTGGAAGGCTAGCAGTTAATGTTCACCGCTTTATATCCCATCACCTCTCGAGATT
This genomic stretch from Brassica napus cultivar Da-Ae chromosome C9, Da-Ae, whole genome shotgun sequence harbors:
- the LOC125592310 gene encoding uncharacterized protein LOC125592310 isoform X1, encoding MLSSDSLVVMMTGGRSIFTLKLILRRFLWVGTLGSLGLIHLVRNSRDIFFVLFIYGRVTFCSDLLAEIEDPPKLSTKLTRALYRKLQQSPCTWVAYTTSRISAARFPDTYNASFQDPIPAENLEISAGDSVVSISTGASASGTEKSQPGDMTLRPSFRSRGNPSKAASASRGSDRNQGGSFLISMKEVLDDGGSKPVVETTPTEVVAQDAAPLPEVQVPEADYQAPKGTSEIEPSRHKRPRIDQGGASIRSSSSSSRGGTVGWSFTHSKPGSILDDSWGLAAIMRHLKSVGCPLPALKDLTNRDEYLDIAHCMGQLAGAVNRAQLRFENALCAAPNAGELAEVTEMVKAAKTDLDQARVRISELEAEVTRLGSKADAQQGEIESQKLDIQVKSRRINDLEAARKIAEHQVRELIASSRDSQKNKEAEVKLAVREGKKEVAEAYGKILVCVKEKFARKKDEVDALVYAQELQANADLLKDMLNNKIQSVEEEYNQLVALLPEATTAYEKAQVSDFSVSKLPLPQISESSGTFEINMFNPSFSGEYGSNLGLMAPDLAPVEAAIGGDGNVVDEGVPAGAGDPIQEEKED
- the LOC125592310 gene encoding uncharacterized protein LOC125592310 isoform X4; amino-acid sequence: MTLRPSFRSRGNPSKAASASRGSDRNQGGSFLISMKEVLDDGGSKPVVETTPTEVVAQDAAPLPEVQVPEADYQAPKGTSEIEPSRHKRPRIDQGGASIRSSSSSSRGGTVGWSFTHSKPGSILDDSWGLAAIMRHLKSVGCPLPALKDLTNRDEYLDIAHCMGQLAGAVNRAQLRFENALCAAPNAGELAEVTEMVKAAKTDLDQARVRISELEAEVTRLGSKADAQQGEIESQKLDIQVKSRRINDLEAARKIAEHQVRELIASSRDSQKNKEAEVKLAVREGKKEVAEAYGKILVCVKEKFARKKDEVDALVYAQELQANADLLKDMLNNKIQSVEEEYNQLVALLPEATTAYEKAQVSDFSVSKLPLPQISESSGTFEINMFNPSFSGEYGSNLGLMAPDLAPVEAAIGGDGNVVDEGVPAGAGDPIQEEKED
- the LOC125592310 gene encoding uncharacterized protein LOC125592310 isoform X2 — protein: MLSSDSLVVMMTGGRSIFTLKLILRRFLWVGTLGSLGLIHLVRNSRDIFFVLFIYGRVTFCSDLLAEIEDPPKLSTKLTRALYRKLQQSPCTWVAYTTSRISAARFPDTYNASFQDPIPAENLEISAGDSVVSISTGASASGTEKSQPGDMTLRPSFRSRGNPSKAASASRGSDRNQGGSFLISMKEVLDDGGSKPVVETTPTEVVAQDAAPLPEVQVPEADYQAPKGTSEIEPSRHKRPRIDQGGASIRSSSSSSRGGTVGWSFTHSKPGSILDDSWGLAAIMRHLKSVGCPLPALKDLTNRDEYLDIAHCMGQLAGAVNRAQLRFENALCAAPNAGELAEVTEMVKAAKTDLDQARVRISELEAEVTRLGSKADAQQGEIESQKLDIQVKSRRINDLEAARKIAEHQVRELIASSRDSQKNKEAEVKLAVREGKKEVAEAYGKILVCVKEKFARKKDEVDALVYAQELQANADLLKDMLNNKIQSVEEEYNQLVALLPEATTAYEKAQVSDFSVSKLPLPQISESSAPVEAAIGGDGNVVDEGVPAGAGDPIQEEKED
- the LOC125592310 gene encoding uncharacterized protein LOC125592310 isoform X3, producing the protein MLSSDSLVVMMTGGRSIFTLKLILRRFLWVGTLGSLGLIHLVRNSRDIFFVLFIYGRVTFCSDLLAEIEDPPKLSTKLTRALYRKLQQSPCTWVAYTTSRISAARFPDTYNASFQDPIPAENLEISAGDSVVSISTGASASGTEKSQPGDMTLRPSFRSRGNPSKAASASRGSDRNQGGSFLISMKEVLDDGGSKPVVETTPTEVVAQDAAPLPEVQVPEADYQAPKGTSEIEPSRHKRPRIDQGGASIRSSSSSSRGGTVGWSFTHSKPGSILDDSWGLAAIMRHLKSVGCPLPALKDLTNRDEYLDIAHCMGQLAGAVNRAQLRFENALCAAPNAGELAEVTEMVKAAKTDLDQARVRISELEAEVTRLGSKADAQQGEIESQKLDIQVKSRRINDLEAARKIAEHQVRELIASSRDSQKNKEAEVKLAVREGKKEVAEAYGKILVCVKEKFARKKDEVDALVYAQELQANADLLKDMLNNKIQSVEEEYNQLVALLPEATTAYEKAQVSDFSVSKLPLPQISESSVEAAIGGDGNVVDEGVPAGAGDPIQEEKED